TATGAATTTATTTTATGCATTACCAAGGATATTTATAAATGAAATACCTTCTAATTTGTTCATGTGAAATTTAAGTCAAAAAACCTTCCATAATATAATACATTTGCTTCATATTATGGAAGGTCCTTTTCTTTCATTTTATTATTTTTTCTCTATGATTTTCCTTTAAATGTTTTTTTACATTTAGGACATGTAACTGAAATTTTTCCATTACCTCTTGGCACACGTAATTTTTGCTTACAATCTGGACATGTAAAATATTTATGAGTTTTTGAATCTTTTACCCTATTTAATTTTTGCTTAAACCATTTAGCCATGGAATTTTCAAATGTTAAATACTTGTAATTCTCTTGTTTACGCTTATATATATTCTTTGAAAATATTCTAAAAATACATATAAGTGTTGGAATATATCCTATAGCTGTTAAACTTGATAAATTTCTTGGCAATAAGCCTGCTATTACTATTAATGCAAAAGATAAAATAAGTAATGCTCTTGATAGCTGATCTGCGCCATATCTTCCATACATAAATTTTTTCAACCAATTCACTTTTTCACCCCATTTACTTTAAAATAAACATTTAGTTTTAATTGTAGTTTACTAAAATACTATTACTTTAAAATATAATCTAATAATACAAAACTATCAATGTAAATAGTATAAATAATGCAGTAATTTTTTTAACATTACAGATATCTAAGGTATAAATCGTAATTATGAGTATATTATAGCAAAATAATAGAGCATCATATTATACATATAAAAAGACGCATCAACAATTCATTGATACGTCTTTTTATATAATTCAGAAAATTTAAGAAACAAAATATAAAACTTAATTTTTTAATTATATTGCTGATGCTATTGCATTTGCAATTGCGTCAGCTGCTAGATCTTGATAAGATGAATCTGCGCATTTTTGAGCTTCATTTGGATTTGTTATAAATCCACACTCAATTAATACTGACGGCATAATTGTGTTTCTACAAACAAATAAATTACCATCTTTAGCACCTCTATTTATTGCTCCAGTACTATTTGTTATCGCCGATGAAATAGACGATGCAAGGCTCCTACTTGCCGAAAGCTTTGAATCACTATATGCCCCACCAAAGTTGTCATCTTGTGCCCTTGAACTATAATAAACTTCTACACCAGTTGCCGCTTCTGATGCTGCATTATGATGCAAACTTACAAATAGAGCCGCACCAGCATTATTAGCAATATTTACTCTATTAGTAAGACTTTCAGTTACGCTCGAAACTTCTCTATCAGATTCATTTCTTGTCATAATTACATTATACCCCTGTGATTCGAGTTTTGCCTTTAATTTAGCTGCAATTTGCATATTTAAGTCTCTTTCTGCATATGTAACACCATTAAAAGTTGCATAAGCACCATCATCTCCACCGAAGTTATGACCTGGATCTATAACTATTGTTTTACCAGAAGTGTCACCAGATACTTTATTTCCTCGTTTTCCATCAGGACCTATTTGCCAGCCATTTATAACTGTACCTTTAACCATAATACCTGAACCCGGCCTAAAATAATAAGTATTGCCGCCATCTGATATCCATCCTGTTGCCATAGCACCACTACTATTTAAGTAATAAGTGTTACCATCAAGATCAAGTAAGCCTTTTGCCATGACTCCATTTGTATGTAAATAATACCAACTTCCATTTGGTTTAATCCAACCAGTTAGCATATTTCCACCAGTATTAAAGTAATACCATTGTCCACTAATTTCAAACCAACCTATTCGCATTGCTCCACTTACATCTAAGAAATATTTACTACCATCAATCAGTTTAAAGCCAGTTGCCATGCTTCCATCACCTTGTAGGTAATACCATTTACCACTATCTTTTAACCAACCTATTTGCATTGCTCCACTTGATTTAAGAAAATACCATTTATCACCATCTTTTAACCAACCTTTTGCCATAGATCCATCACTATATAGGTAATACCAATTACTGTCTGGTTTAATCCATCCAGTTGATTTACTACCATTTGATTTATAATAATACCAATTTCCACCCTCTAATTTCCAACCAATTGATGATGAAATATTTGTGCTATTATTTGTTGTTGTTTTTATTGGCTCGGTTGCTTGTACTCCTGTTGGCGCTATTGTATTTGTTTGAGCCTTATCTACTGTTGCTGCTGACCCTGTATTTTTTGTTGTGTTTGTACTTGAATTTGTTGCTTCAGAAGTTTTGTTAGAATTATCAACAACTTTAGAATCATCAATTTCAGTTTTTGGTGTTGACACAATTCCTGCTGATACTAATAAATCATTATATGATTTATTAATGTCTTCACCATATGAAAGACTTGGAGCCCACTTTCCACCTAGGGCATTTACTGTCACCGCATTACCTTTAATAGTAACAAAATGTCTTGGGTCATATGTATTGCTCTTTGGGTACCCAATAGCACCTGCATAAAGTGCTAAGTGATCTAAATGAGCTTGTACACCTTCATCCCATGTATTAAATTTTTGATGAGCATTGGGATCAGTATCTGCTCCACCTACAACAGTCTTCATTCCACATGGATTTTTATAGCTTTCATCTAAAACACCACCAAAATTACCGTATCCCGTCTCTTTAGCTGCTTGT
The DNA window shown above is from Clostridium beijerinckii and carries:
- a CDS encoding cell wall hydrolase, with protein sequence MKAIKRLTTFLFAFALVLVLIPITNTKAAITDIKIISETKVTAKQAEQWAKSKGATDAFIGLAELYWKYAPEHGNVNPAIAYVQAAKETGYGNFGGVLDESYKNPCGMKTVVGGADTDPNAHQKFNTWDEGVQAHLDHLALYAGAIGYPKSNTYDPRHFVTIKGNAVTVNALGGKWAPSLSYGEDINKSYNDLLVSAGIVSTPKTEIDDSKVVDNSNKTSEATNSSTNTTKNTGSAATVDKAQTNTIAPTGVQATEPIKTTTNNSTNISSSIGWKLEGGNWYYYKSNGSKSTGWIKPDSNWYYLYSDGSMAKGWLKDGDKWYFLKSSGAMQIGWLKDSGKWYYLQGDGSMATGFKLIDGSKYFLDVSGAMRIGWFEISGQWYYFNTGGNMLTGWIKPNGSWYYLHTNGVMAKGLLDLDGNTYYLNSSGAMATGWISDGGNTYYFRPGSGIMVKGTVINGWQIGPDGKRGNKVSGDTSGKTIVIDPGHNFGGDDGAYATFNGVTYAERDLNMQIAAKLKAKLESQGYNVIMTRNESDREVSSVTESLTNRVNIANNAGAALFVSLHHNAASEAATGVEVYYSSRAQDDNFGGAYSDSKLSASRSLASSISSAITNSTGAINRGAKDGNLFVCRNTIMPSVLIECGFITNPNEAQKCADSSYQDLAADAIANAIASAI